A single Branchiostoma floridae strain S238N-H82 chromosome 11, Bfl_VNyyK, whole genome shotgun sequence DNA region contains:
- the LOC118425299 gene encoding uncharacterized protein LOC118425299 — protein MVGELQTNPLKPIFLLDIVKTKITGRGGSGPQAEDVPFYEKMTGSPVGSRKDPEEPTPTSEVPEEQPDGLYPDMSARGEERPTDDSSHPAQPGAGMHPNPQDIPPGYPIPGQQNPGSGIPPGYANPGQQNPASGLPEIPPGYANPGQNPGSGLPGIPPGYANPGQQNPGSGLPQIPPGYNIPGQQNPGSGIPQIPPGYSIPGHNAGFPGMPPGAVMPGIPPGAPLPAKWSVEIYPNPQLQWVQCGRPQASWLCDPNSILTESDADFLSELLGNVSTSTGTPCVPQHRTERDVRKRTVNKSSEFPGYTIAVALVPDIVKMFGERDRDAIRRFSQVLLHLWDPGECDGGVVLVYCQSSQRVYAARGEAAELKLTNQDVWEVHRDNRDALENNRTMEALTNIILGYQRILQGTPGTEVDMEVVYSSLTIVLFLGAASACLVWFLYIGRDRKYRFTAERDALGKRGCKDRLKRVCSKGEGGRSGSRADGAGEEEIMMETVYSV, from the exons ATGGTGGGAGAGTTACAGACCAATCCACTAAAACCCATTTTTCTGTTGGACATTGTTAAAACAAAGATTACT GGCAGGGGAGGGAGCGGCCCACAGGCTGAGGACGTTCCCTTCTACGAGAAGATGACCGGCTCACCCGTGGGCTCACGGAAAGATCCCGAGGAACCCACGCCGACGTCGGAAGTCCCCGAAGAGCAGCCTGACGGCTTGTACCCTGACATGTCCGCTAGAGGGGAGGAACGCCCAACCGACGACAGTTCCCACCCGGCTCAGCCTGGTGCAGGGATGCACCCAAATCCACAGGACATTCCTCCAGGTTACCCAATTCCAGGGCAGCAAAATCCGGGATCTGGGATAC CACCAGGTTATGCTAATCCAGGGCAACAAAATCCAGCATCTGGATTACCTGAAATCCCACCAGGCTATGCCAACCCAGGACAAAATCCGGGATCTGGATTACCTGGGATCCCACCAGGCTACGCTAATCCGGGGCAACAAAATCCGGGATCTGGACTACCACAGATTCCACCCGGATACAACATCCCTGGACAGCAGAACCCAGGGTCCGGGATCCCACAGATCCCACCCGGCTACTCCATCCCCGGTCACAACGCCGGATTTCCCGGGATGCCGCCGGGCGCGGTGATGCCGGGAATCCCGCCGGGCGCGCCGCTGCCGGCCAAGTGGAGCGTGGAGATCTACCCCAACCCACAGCTCCAGTGGGTGCAATGCGGCAGGCCGCAGGCCTCCTGGCTGTGCGATCCCAACAGTATCCTGACCGAGTCGGATG CTGATTTTTTGTCGGAGCTCCTTGGGAACGTGTCGaccagtaccggtacaccgtgcGTGCCGCAGCACCGTACAGAGAGGGACGTCAGAAAGCGTACCGTCAACAAGTCCTCCGAATTCCCCGGCTACACTATTGCTGTGGCCCTGGTTCCTGACATTGTCAAGATGTTTGG GGAGCGAGACAGGGACGCCATCCGGCGGTTCAGTCAGGTACTGCTGCACCTGTGGGACCCGGGCGAGTGTGACGGGGGAGTCGTCCTCGTCTACTGTCAATCATCCCAGAGG GTGTACGCAGCTCGTGGCGAGGCCGCGGAGCTcaaactgaccaatcaggacGTCTGGGAGGTTCACCGCGACAACCGAGACGCCCTGGAGAACAACCGGACCATGGAGGCCCTCACCAACATCATCCTCGGGTACCAGCGCATCCTCCAGGGCACCCCCGGCACCGAGGTGGACATGGAGGTCGTCTACTCCTCTCTGACCATCGTGCTGTTTCTGGGAGCAGCCTCGGCATGCCTGGTCTGGTTCCTGTACATTGGGAGGGACAGGAAGTATCGGTTTACGGCGGAGAGGGACGCGCTGGGGAAAAGGGGGTGTAAGGACAGGCTGAAGCGCGTGTGCAGCAAGGGGGAGGGCGGTCGCAGCGGGAGCCGCGCGGACGGAGCTGGGGAGGAGGAAATTATGATGGAGACGGTGTACAGTGTGTGA
- the LOC118426675 gene encoding NADPH oxidoreductase A-like, which produces MWLYLLCGATLLIAYVLHTLLTTSGSSYGGNSLEAFISQEGDLATEKMIDRSADRYSVNYTDPGKQVLVMFGTEYGCSEEVAKKLFDSVASLPLDGSGARLQPRLVNAQQHSAVDWSQERVLLMVISTSGDGVPPTDARDFCDWLLGTRDMEMSHLHYSVLALGDSNYPHFCRTGRSLDKRLTDLRATQLVPRSDVDQEDWSVIDSWIDAVLDVLPAVAIETKLDYLSLDAVSSDQAYHRTRPFMATMTVKRSLTVQETSDDKETIHCEFELAGSGLTFTAGDALGIYPQNNPAEVRAVLTALQATGTELVAAPSWVYHPQPDGKIPLEEALMKYYDLKHVNPELVKLLTKHTSNRKERLEGERLLKDGLSKNNIVLWSYLQSNEVADVLRNFQRAHPPLHLLLSKLKGLQPRYYSIASSPVLDPEKASVTAAVVRYSLHGIPRTGVTTTYLQDRLQVNQLCPVFISHTPDFRLPSNNNLSIIMIGPGTGIAPFMAFIQERVATGASGDNILYFGCRHRSKDFLYKSELESWTKNRSLRLRVAFSRDQDKKIYVQDLLQTDAKNIWRHLQNGAHVYVCGDARHMAHDVHQALTDICQGQGDMDAGQARTFLLEMEQVNRYQKDVWVT; this is translated from the exons ATGTGGTTGTACCTCCTGTGCGGCGCCACCTTGCTGATAGCGTATGTACTGCACACACTGCTGACCACTTCTGGCAGCAGCTATGGAGGCAACAGTCTGGAGGCTTTCATAAGTCAGGAAG GTGACCTAGCAACAGAGAAGATGATTGACAGATCTGCAGACAGATACTCAGTGAACTACACAGACCCTGGGAAACAGGTCCTGGTCATGTTTGGCACTGAATATGGCTGTAGCGAGGAGGTGGCCAAAAAACTCTTTGATAG TGTTGCGTCCCTCCCACTAGATGGCAGTGGTGCACGGCTGCAGCCCAGACTGGTGAATGCCCAACAGCACAGTGCAGTAGACTGGAGTCAGGAAAGAGTGCTGCTGATGGTTATATCTACCAGTGGGGATG GCGTCCCACCAACAGATGCCAGAGACTTTTGTGACTGGCTGCTGGGAACTCGAGACATGGAAATGTCCCACCTTCACTACTCTGTCTTAGCCTTGGGTGACTCCAACTACCCACACTTCTGTCGGACTGGGAGGAGTCTGGATaaaag GCTGACAGACCTTCGTGCCACCCAACTCGTGCCTCGCTCTGATGTGGACCAGGAAGACTGGAGCGTCATAGACTCCTGGATTGATGCAGTTCTGGACGTCCTGCCTGCTGTTGCTATAGAGACCAAACTGGACTACCTGTCACTCGATGCAGTCTCCTCTGACCAGGCATACCATAGAACAAGGCCTTTCATGGCAACTATGACA GTGAAAAGAAGCCTTACAGTACAGGAGACATCTGATGATAAGGAAACCATCCACTGTGAGTTTGAGCTGGCAGGAAGTGGTCTAACCTTCACCGCAG GAGATGCCCTGGGAATCTACCCACAGAACAACCCAGCAGAAGTCAGAGCAGTGCTGACAGCTCTCCAGGCTACAGGAACAGAACTGGTGGCAGCTCCATCATGGGTGTACCACCCCCAACCAG atgggaaaattcctcttgaGGAGGCCTTGATGAAGTATTATGACCTGAAGCATGTGAACCCAGAACTTGTGAAGCTGCTCACCAAACACACATCCAACAGGAAGGAGAGGTTGGAAGGAGAAAGGCTGCTGAAGGATGGG CTGTCCAAAAATAACATTGTCCTCTGGAGCTACCTGCAATCCAACGAGGTAGCAGATGTGCTGAGGAACTTCCAGAGAGCGCATCCACCCCTTCATCTGTTGTTGAGCAAGCTAAAGGGTCTTCAGCCAAGATACTACTCCATCGCCTCTTCCCCTgttctg GACCCGGAGAAGGCCAGTGTGACAGCTGCCGTGGTGCGATACAGTCTGCACGGGATCCCGCGCACTGGGGTCACCACCACGTATCTTCAGGACAGGCTCCAGGTCAACCAATTGTGTCCCGTCTTCATCAGCCACACCCCTGACTTCAGGTTGCCTAGCAACAACAACCTGTCAATCATCATGATCGGCCCCGGAACAGGCATTGCACCTTTTATGGCTTTTATACAAGAAAGAG TTGCTACAGGTGCATCTGGAGACAACATTCTCTACTTTGGATGCCGACATAGAAGCAAGGATTTTCTCTACAAAAGTGAACTAG AGTCTTGGACCAAGAACAGGAGCTTGAGACTGAGAGTTGCCTTCTCCAGAGATCAAGACAAGAAGATCTATGTGCAAGACCTGCTTCAAACAGATGCCAAGAACATATGGAGACATCTGCAG AACGGAGCTCACGTCTACGTGTGTGGTGATGCCAGACACATGGCGCATGACGTGCACCAGGCTCTGACGGACATCTGTCAGGGACAGGGAGACATGGACGCTGGACAGGCCAGGACTTTCCTGCTGGAGATGGAACAGGTCAACAGATACCAGAAGGACGTGTGGGTCACCTGA
- the LOC118425298 gene encoding conditioned medium factor receptor 1-like yields the protein MQRTKEGFYDVAVVGAGPAGSTLGYYLAKAGRNCLLLEKKKFPRDKYCGDAVCKTAIEILMDMGIYEKLIKENKARIVISMLNALLCYRVLVCADGAPSKLATKLGIVKRPPDGSCSRAYVESGTHKFKADGCIFYHRDMLPGYSALFRHPNNELNYCVYLIPGNPKVTNDDLPYWHNFLMKQDPNISKSLGPGAKLERMKAASLRLGGEPVSHGDHVLVVGDAAGMIDPMTGEGIHHAMEAGKMAAKFLDEAMHHGNYDKDVMKLYHEAWMDKFGSDFKWSFAICQLLYRFPILLDAATAAIARKGDKFLAAWADIMTGRVPKIHLLRPEFVIVITFELVSLIIKRAFGIEKKREKKLE from the exons ATGCAGAGGACCAAGGAAGGCTTCTATGATGTAGCGGTGGTCGGTGCAGGTCCGGCAGGGTCCACCCTCGGCTACTACCTGGCCAAGGCCGGGCGGAACTGTCTCCTCCTGGAGAAGAAGAAGTTCCCGCGAGACAAGTACTGCGGAGACGCGGTGTGCAAGACTGCCATCGAGATCCTCATGGATATGGGTATCTATGAGAAACTCATCAAGGAGAACAAGGCCCGCATTGTGA TATCTATGCTGAATGCCTTGCTATGCTACAGAGTCCTTGTGTGTGCTGATGGCGCCCCGTCTAAGCTCGCCACCAAACTCGGCATCGTGAAGCGGCCCCCCGACGGGTCGTGCTCTCGGGCCTACGTGGAGAGCGGCACCCACAAGTTCAAGGCAGATGGTTGCATCTTCTACCACAGGGACATGCTGCCCG GGTACTCTGCACTTTTCCGTCACCCGAACAATGAACTGAACTACTGTGTGTACCTCATCCCTGGCAACCCCAAG GTCACCAACGATGACCTGCCCTACTGGCACAACTTTCTGATGAAACAGGACCCAAACATCAGCAAGTCTCTGGGTCCCGGAGCCAAGCTGGAGAGGATGAAAGCTG CCAGTCTGCGGCTGGGTGGGGAGCCAGTCAGCCATGGGGACCATGTGTTGGTGGTCGGAGATGCTGCTGGAATGATCGATCCTATGACAG GTGAGGGCATCCACCATGCAATGGAAGCTGGGAAGATGGCTGCCAAATTCCTCGATGAGGCAATGCATCATGGGAACTATGACAAAGATGTGATGAAGCTCTACCATGAAGCCTGGATGGACAAGTTTGGATCAGACTTCAAGTG GTCTTTTGCGATATGCCAGCTGCTGTACCGTTTCCCGATCCTGCTGGACGCAGCCACCGCTGCCATCGCCAGGAAAGGGGACAAGTTCCTCGCTGCCTGGGCTGACATCATGACGGGCCGCGTACCCAAGATTCACCTACTTCGCCCAGAGTTTGTCATCGTCATAACATTTGAGCTCGTCAGTCTAATCATCAAGCGTGCTTTTGGCATCGAAAAAAAGAGGGAGAAGAAACTGGAATAG